Proteins from one Polynucleobacter wuianus genomic window:
- a CDS encoding peptidase U32 family protein: MMKTPELLAPAGSLQMLETAFDFGADAIYAGQPRYSLRVRNNDFGKIEVLKQGIDTAHDLGKKFYLVSNLLPHGGKTRTYIRDMSPVVALKPDALIMSDPGLIMMAREAWPDMPIHLSVQANTVNGASAKFWRSVGISRVILSRELSFDEIEEVRQDCPEMELEVFVHGALCIAYSGRCLLSGYMSHRDSNQGACTNACRWDYKVKPGQQNQSGDVVLLQEARRPDELMPMEEDEHGTYIMNSKDLRAVEHIERLSKMGVDSFKIEGRTKSPYYVSRTVQAYRSAIDDAVAGRPFDTSLLGNLEGLANRGYTDGFYERHHDKDYQLYMRGYSLSGRSLYVGETLDVDQASGRVKVDVKNRFSVGDKLEVIEPHGNQDVVLDAMWNMAGEPITVAPGSGHFVWIKISLKGKKAYIARYTHEPAPVETSSACSSGESCCNA, from the coding sequence ATGATGAAAACGCCAGAACTCCTAGCCCCTGCGGGCAGTCTTCAAATGCTCGAAACCGCTTTTGATTTTGGAGCGGATGCCATTTATGCCGGACAACCTCGCTACTCCTTGCGAGTTCGTAATAATGATTTCGGCAAAATAGAAGTTCTCAAACAAGGTATCGATACCGCACATGATTTAGGCAAGAAGTTTTATCTTGTTTCTAACTTATTACCGCACGGCGGCAAGACGCGTACTTACATTCGAGATATGTCACCCGTTGTAGCACTGAAACCCGATGCACTAATCATGTCTGACCCAGGCCTAATCATGATGGCGCGAGAAGCATGGCCAGATATGCCAATTCATTTGTCAGTTCAAGCCAATACAGTTAACGGGGCTTCTGCTAAATTTTGGCGCTCCGTAGGTATCAGTCGCGTCATTTTGTCTCGTGAACTGTCTTTTGATGAGATTGAAGAGGTTCGCCAAGATTGTCCAGAGATGGAACTTGAAGTATTTGTCCATGGTGCGCTGTGTATCGCCTATTCAGGTCGCTGCCTACTGTCGGGTTACATGTCTCATCGCGATTCAAATCAAGGGGCTTGCACGAACGCCTGCCGCTGGGATTACAAAGTAAAACCTGGTCAGCAAAACCAAAGTGGTGATGTGGTTCTACTCCAGGAAGCCAGAAGGCCGGATGAATTAATGCCGATGGAAGAAGATGAGCATGGTACCTACATCATGAACTCAAAAGATTTGCGTGCCGTTGAGCATATTGAAAGACTAAGCAAAATGGGTGTGGATTCTTTCAAGATTGAGGGCCGCACTAAATCCCCTTATTACGTTTCACGTACCGTCCAAGCTTATCGCTCAGCTATTGATGATGCTGTTGCTGGCCGACCCTTTGATACAAGCCTGCTCGGCAATCTTGAGGGTTTAGCAAACCGTGGTTATACCGACGGATTTTATGAACGCCATCATGACAAGGACTATCAACTCTACATGCGAGGTTACTCACTCTCAGGCAGAAGCCTGTATGTAGGTGAAACCTTGGATGTTGATCAAGCTAGCGGTCGTGTAAAAGTGGATGTCAAGAACCGTTTCTCCGTTGGCGATAAGCTCGAAGTAATTGAACCTCACGGCAATCAGGATGTCGTACTGGATGCAATGTGGAATATGGCTGGTGAGCCTATCACTGTTGCCCCTGGATCAGGACATTTTGTTTGGATCAAGATATCGCTCAAAGGCAAAAAAGCCTACATCGCTCGCTATACACATGAGCCTGCACCCGTTGAAACTTCTTCCGCTTGCTCCAGCGGCGAATCTTGTTGCAACGCTTAA
- a CDS encoding transporter — MAPNPNLILYYKLTSKTKLPAGRFLSLLFGALLAFASISSYAQEIEARAYSNAPIGMSFVTGGIAQAKSGSYTLNTQALSLTHVIDVAGQSGRLTLVVPYSELTGTGRVGGQTINASAEGLSDPMIKASVNLYGAPALTNSEFQNYQQDLIIGASIAATIPWGEYNNNQMINVGANRSLIQPAMGFSQAVGPWRLELAGMATIYTSNTSYLGSNTLSQNPIYSGETHVIYYFPNTAWISADATYYTGGQTYINGNPVNGVQENWRFGSTLSYPINKQNSIRLSGSKGVYSRTDTSYNAVGISWQYRWGGTP, encoded by the coding sequence TTGGCTCCAAATCCTAACTTGATCCTGTATTACAAACTAACCAGCAAGACCAAACTCCCTGCCGGTCGCTTTCTAAGCCTGCTATTTGGGGCTTTGCTAGCATTCGCCTCCATCAGTTCATATGCTCAAGAGATCGAGGCACGCGCCTATTCCAATGCACCGATTGGCATGAGCTTTGTCACTGGTGGAATTGCACAAGCTAAGAGTGGTTCTTACACTCTGAATACTCAAGCACTTAGCCTCACACATGTGATTGATGTTGCAGGTCAATCTGGCAGACTCACCTTGGTTGTGCCTTATTCAGAGCTCACAGGTACTGGTCGGGTTGGCGGACAAACCATTAACGCCTCTGCCGAAGGTTTATCCGATCCGATGATCAAAGCTTCTGTCAATCTCTATGGCGCTCCCGCTCTAACAAATAGTGAGTTCCAGAACTACCAACAAGACCTCATTATTGGGGCGAGCATTGCTGCGACCATCCCATGGGGCGAGTACAACAACAATCAAATGATTAATGTTGGCGCCAATCGCTCTTTGATTCAGCCAGCCATGGGATTTTCTCAAGCCGTCGGCCCATGGAGACTAGAACTTGCTGGCATGGCAACGATTTACACCAGTAATACCAGTTATTTGGGTAGTAATACCCTTTCACAGAATCCAATCTACTCTGGCGAAACCCATGTAATTTATTACTTCCCCAATACCGCATGGATTTCAGCTGATGCAACATACTATACGGGCGGGCAAACCTATATCAACGGTAATCCAGTCAATGGCGTTCAAGAAAACTGGCGCTTTGGTAGCACCCTTTCCTATCCAATTAATAAACAGAACTCCATTCGCCTCAGTGGTAGCAAAGGGGTCTATTCGCGCACGGATACAAGCTATAACGCAGTTGGGATATCTTGGCAGTATCGCTGGGGTGGCACACCCTAG
- a CDS encoding IlvD/Edd family dehydratase, with translation MSSKPKDNKTPPETGLRKGLTSYGDKGFSLFLRKAFIKGAGYTNSALDRPVIGIINTGSAYNPCHGNMPQLLEAVKRGVMLAGGLSMEFPTISIHESFAAPTSMYLRNLMSMDTEEMLRAQPMDAVVMIGGCDKTVPAQMMGAASAGLPAIQLITGSMLTGSHRSERVGACTDCRRYWGKFRAGEIDETEKDEVNDQLVASVGTCSVMGTASTMACISEALGMTVPGGATPPAVTADRIRVAEETGACAVQMAKEGLTIDKILTADAFENAMRVLLAIGGSTNGIVHLAAIAGRMGLEIDLDALDKMGNETPVLVDLKPSGDHYMENFHDAGGMTTLLRELKPLLKLNTMTVTGRTLGEEIDAGPPSFKQDVVRKIDNPIYPRGSIAVLHGNLAPGGAIIKQSAANEKLMEHEGRAVVFENSEDLANRIDSPDLDVSADDIIVLKNIGPKGAPGMPEAGYIPIPMKLARAGVKDIVRISDGRMSGTAFGTIVLHVTPESAIGGPLAYVRNGDRIRLSVQNREISLLISDEELAKRANENPITPPTAERGYKKLFLDTVTQADKGVDFDFLRAAKMVGKTPSK, from the coding sequence ATGAGCTCTAAGCCTAAAGATAATAAAACCCCACCTGAGACCGGTTTACGAAAAGGTTTAACAAGTTATGGTGATAAAGGCTTCTCGCTCTTTTTGCGCAAGGCATTTATCAAAGGTGCCGGCTACACAAATAGTGCTTTGGATAGACCAGTGATTGGCATTATCAATACTGGTAGCGCCTATAACCCTTGTCACGGAAATATGCCCCAACTATTAGAGGCTGTTAAACGTGGTGTGATGTTGGCTGGCGGCCTTTCCATGGAGTTCCCCACAATTTCCATTCATGAGAGTTTTGCCGCCCCAACCAGTATGTATTTGCGCAATCTCATGTCTATGGATACTGAAGAGATGCTACGTGCACAACCAATGGATGCCGTAGTGATGATTGGCGGTTGCGATAAGACTGTTCCCGCTCAAATGATGGGCGCAGCATCTGCTGGTCTGCCAGCGATTCAATTGATTACAGGGTCCATGCTGACTGGCTCTCATCGCAGCGAACGGGTTGGTGCGTGCACAGACTGTCGTCGCTACTGGGGCAAGTTCCGTGCCGGCGAGATTGATGAAACAGAAAAAGATGAAGTGAATGACCAGTTGGTTGCTAGCGTAGGTACCTGCTCAGTCATGGGTACTGCTAGCACGATGGCTTGCATCTCTGAAGCGCTGGGAATGACTGTGCCGGGTGGAGCAACACCGCCTGCAGTCACAGCAGATCGTATCCGGGTTGCTGAAGAAACGGGTGCATGCGCAGTGCAGATGGCAAAAGAGGGGTTAACCATCGACAAAATACTCACTGCCGATGCATTCGAGAATGCCATGCGTGTCTTACTTGCAATTGGCGGATCAACCAACGGTATTGTTCACCTAGCTGCCATTGCTGGACGCATGGGTCTAGAGATAGATTTAGATGCGCTCGACAAAATGGGTAATGAGACTCCGGTCTTGGTCGACTTAAAGCCTTCAGGCGATCATTACATGGAAAACTTTCATGATGCTGGTGGTATGACGACACTTTTAAGAGAGCTCAAGCCACTTTTAAAGCTAAACACTATGACGGTTACCGGTAGAACACTTGGCGAAGAGATTGATGCAGGACCTCCAAGCTTTAAACAAGATGTCGTTCGTAAAATTGATAATCCAATTTATCCACGCGGCAGTATTGCAGTACTTCATGGCAATCTTGCTCCTGGCGGCGCCATCATCAAGCAGTCCGCTGCTAATGAAAAACTAATGGAGCACGAGGGTCGTGCTGTTGTCTTTGAAAACTCAGAAGACTTAGCAAACCGAATTGATAGTCCAGACTTAGATGTCTCGGCAGATGACATCATCGTCCTTAAAAATATTGGACCTAAAGGTGCACCAGGAATGCCAGAGGCTGGATATATTCCAATACCGATGAAGCTAGCGCGTGCTGGCGTAAAGGATATCGTACGTATCTCTGATGGTCGAATGAGTGGCACTGCTTTTGGAACCATTGTGTTGCACGTGACCCCTGAATCCGCTATCGGTGGCCCTTTGGCTTATGTGCGCAACGGCGATCGCATTCGACTCAGCGTTCAAAACCGCGAGATCAGCCTGCTAATATCGGATGAAGAGTTAGCAAAGCGTGCAAATGAGAATCCCATTACCCCGCCTACAGCCGAACGAGGTTATAAAAAGCTTTTCCTCGATACGGTTACCCAAGCAGATAAGGGCGTGGACTTTGACTTCTTGAGGGCCGCTAAGATGGTGGGCAAGACACCTAGCAAGTAA
- a CDS encoding AMP-binding protein has product MSNSKPWLKNYPDGVPSEIGEPSYASLTEFLEECFERFGNRKAVESMSKFFTYRQIDRLSRDFASYLHTLGLEKGARVALMYPNVIEYIIAMLGTLRAGYVVVNINPLYTPRELEAQLHDSGSSVLIMMENFANTYQQIAEQTPLKQVIISSPGELLGIKGSIVNWVARNIKKMIPAWDLQHIQFKETLEIGSQHVFHKPVIGLDDIAFLQYTGGTTGTSKGAVLLHRNILSNVIQIEAWLNPGLKHKPDQQLNFLCALPMTHIFALTACALLGIAKGGLLVLVANPRDIDGFIKSLMKHPQINIFPGVNTLFHALIHRPEFKRVKLPNLLVTIGGGMAVHKKTADHWQALTGCPIAQGYGLSETSPVVCVNSPLERHFTGHIGMPMPSTDVVILDDDEVELLQGTPGEICIKGPQVMAGYWNKPEETSHCMTKDGYFKSGDIGLITPEGHIQIVDRKKDMIVVAGFKVFPNDVEDVLSQMQGIKECAVIGVPHRKLGEIVKAYVVKSNHHITESDILQYCKEHLTSYKRPRKVVFIHELPKSNVGKILRRELRNI; this is encoded by the coding sequence ATGAGTAACTCAAAACCTTGGCTAAAGAATTATCCTGATGGGGTCCCCTCTGAGATTGGAGAGCCTTCTTATGCCTCTCTCACTGAATTTTTAGAGGAATGTTTTGAGCGCTTCGGTAATCGCAAAGCAGTAGAGTCGATGAGCAAGTTTTTCACCTACAGGCAGATCGATCGACTTTCAAGAGACTTCGCTTCTTATTTACACACTTTGGGTTTAGAAAAGGGTGCTCGTGTAGCGCTAATGTACCCAAACGTCATTGAATACATCATCGCGATGTTGGGTACCTTGCGAGCAGGCTATGTGGTTGTCAATATCAATCCGCTCTATACCCCACGTGAGCTCGAAGCTCAACTACACGACAGTGGTTCCAGTGTCTTGATCATGATGGAAAACTTTGCCAATACCTATCAGCAGATTGCAGAACAAACTCCACTAAAGCAGGTCATTATTAGTAGTCCTGGTGAGTTATTGGGTATTAAGGGCTCCATTGTTAATTGGGTGGCGCGTAATATTAAAAAGATGATTCCTGCTTGGGATCTGCAGCATATTCAATTTAAAGAGACGCTTGAGATAGGGAGTCAACATGTTTTTCATAAGCCAGTAATTGGGTTAGATGATATTGCCTTTTTGCAATACACCGGCGGCACAACTGGTACATCCAAAGGGGCAGTTTTGCTCCATCGCAATATTCTCTCAAATGTAATTCAGATTGAAGCCTGGTTAAACCCAGGTTTAAAACACAAACCTGATCAGCAGCTGAATTTCTTATGCGCCTTACCCATGACGCATATCTTTGCCTTAACAGCATGCGCACTTTTGGGAATTGCTAAGGGCGGTTTATTGGTATTGGTTGCAAACCCACGAGATATCGATGGCTTCATTAAGTCATTAATGAAGCATCCTCAGATTAATATCTTCCCAGGTGTCAATACACTCTTTCATGCATTGATACACCGTCCTGAATTTAAACGGGTCAAGCTTCCCAATTTATTAGTCACGATTGGTGGTGGCATGGCAGTGCATAAGAAAACTGCCGATCATTGGCAGGCACTGACTGGCTGCCCGATAGCTCAAGGCTATGGCCTCTCTGAAACTTCACCGGTGGTTTGCGTCAACAGCCCTCTAGAGCGCCATTTCACAGGGCATATCGGCATGCCCATGCCGAGCACTGATGTCGTGATTTTGGATGATGATGAAGTAGAGCTTTTACAAGGCACTCCTGGTGAGATTTGTATTAAGGGCCCCCAAGTCATGGCAGGCTACTGGAATAAACCTGAAGAAACTTCGCACTGCATGACTAAAGACGGGTACTTCAAATCTGGAGATATAGGTCTCATTACTCCAGAAGGACATATCCAAATCGTAGATCGTAAAAAAGACATGATTGTGGTGGCTGGCTTTAAGGTATTCCCAAATGATGTGGAGGATGTTTTATCTCAAATGCAGGGAATTAAAGAGTGCGCAGTCATTGGCGTTCCACACCGCAAGTTGGGTGAGATAGTGAAGGCTTATGTTGTCAAATCAAATCACCACATCACTGAGTCCGACATTTTGCAATACTGCAAAGAGCATCTCACTAGTTATAAGCGACCTAGAAAAGTCGTCTTTATTCACGAGCTTCCTAAGTCCAATGTTGGTAAGATCCTGCGCCGTGAACTCCGAAATATTTGA
- a CDS encoding 5'-methylthioadenosine/S-adenosylhomocysteine nucleosidase family protein — protein MADMKTNYLIITALESELKRSALPLGVDIVYSGIGKINATIASIKAIHQYAPQHIINFGTAGKVNSQLHGLLDIAKVIQRDMNTEPLAPRGQTPFCNKPSQYLSFGKYVCGTGDSFVTSHDPWLQSQGVDVVDMELFAIAATAHQHDIPWQALKYITDDANENSANDWQDKVNQGQDLFIDRLKQLLS, from the coding sequence ATGGCAGACATGAAAACGAATTACCTCATTATTACCGCATTAGAGAGCGAGCTCAAGCGCTCGGCACTTCCATTGGGCGTGGATATAGTCTATTCCGGCATTGGCAAGATCAACGCCACGATTGCGAGTATCAAAGCGATTCATCAATATGCTCCGCAGCACATTATTAATTTTGGTACCGCTGGCAAAGTCAATTCTCAACTCCATGGCTTATTAGATATTGCGAAGGTCATTCAGCGTGATATGAATACCGAGCCTTTGGCTCCTCGTGGGCAAACGCCTTTTTGTAATAAGCCTTCTCAATATCTCTCTTTTGGGAAATACGTTTGTGGTACCGGCGATAGCTTTGTTACCTCACATGATCCTTGGCTTCAGTCTCAAGGGGTTGATGTGGTGGATATGGAGTTATTTGCTATTGCCGCCACAGCCCACCAGCATGATATTCCCTGGCAAGCACTCAAATATATTACCGATGATGCTAACGAAAACTCGGCAAATGATTGGCAGGATAAAGTCAATCAAGGCCAAGATTTATTTATCGATCGACTCAAGCAGTTATTGAGCTAG
- a CDS encoding adenine phosphoribosyltransferase encodes MNLLDYLPGVPDFPKPGILFRDISPLLANPAAFKEAITKLHDLAQSFDYTHILGVESRGFIFGSALALHANKGLIIARKPNKLPLASHREFYGLEYGKDSLEIQQSTIPKEARVLLMDDVLATGGTLIAADKLLRNAGFTVCGAITLLEIGALNGSTILKENGISNKTVLVS; translated from the coding sequence ATGAATTTGTTAGATTATCTACCCGGTGTGCCCGACTTTCCGAAACCCGGAATTCTATTTAGAGACATCTCCCCTTTACTGGCGAATCCTGCTGCTTTTAAAGAGGCCATTACAAAACTTCATGATTTAGCCCAATCATTTGACTATACCCACATTCTAGGAGTTGAATCTCGTGGCTTTATCTTTGGCTCCGCCCTTGCTCTACATGCTAACAAAGGCTTAATCATTGCCAGAAAACCCAATAAGCTTCCCCTAGCATCCCATCGAGAATTCTACGGATTGGAGTATGGCAAAGACTCCTTGGAGATTCAGCAGTCAACAATCCCAAAAGAGGCTCGGGTGTTATTAATGGACGATGTATTGGCAACGGGTGGAACGCTGATTGCTGCTGATAAGCTACTCCGAAATGCTGGATTTACTGTATGCGGCGCCATTACGCTTCTTGAGATTGGTGCACTCAATGGCAGCACCATTCTCAAAGAAAATGGGATATCCAATAAAACAGTACTAGTGAGTTAG
- a CDS encoding YqjK family protein, with amino-acid sequence MSESLKALQARRQELQEKSARERRVFSEHFEPWEKPLSWADKGIDAFHFLRDNPLLWTSAFAALAHYKPKLASKVLAVGWGAMKLLKGAKKLV; translated from the coding sequence ATGAGTGAATCATTAAAGGCCTTACAGGCTCGCCGTCAAGAGCTTCAAGAGAAATCCGCACGTGAGCGCAGAGTCTTTTCTGAGCACTTTGAGCCCTGGGAAAAACCGCTCTCCTGGGCTGACAAAGGTATTGATGCCTTCCATTTTTTAAGGGACAATCCGCTGCTATGGACTAGTGCCTTTGCAGCTTTAGCGCATTACAAGCCGAAATTAGCAAGCAAAGTATTGGCAGTAGGTTGGGGCGCTATGAAGTTACTAAAAGGCGCCAAGAAGTTAGTCTAG
- a CDS encoding phage holin family protein: MSQENLLSSIKNLAATGASIAQTRLELLSVDVQIARSKFISLLVMIVSALFFLFFGLVMLALLIVIYSWESDRLLALSLLTAGFISIGLVLTIMIKQSLRTMPKLFEASIAELAKDAKELSR; this comes from the coding sequence ATGTCCCAAGAAAATTTACTATCCTCGATTAAAAATCTTGCAGCTACTGGCGCATCAATTGCTCAAACGCGCTTAGAACTTTTATCAGTTGATGTTCAAATTGCTCGAAGCAAATTTATCAGCCTATTAGTCATGATTGTGAGTGCATTGTTCTTCTTATTTTTTGGTCTTGTGATGCTTGCTTTATTAATCGTAATTTACAGTTGGGAATCTGATCGCTTGTTGGCCTTGAGCTTGCTCACTGCAGGCTTCATCTCGATTGGTTTGGTATTGACGATTATGATTAAGCAATCTTTGCGAACGATGCCAAAATTATTTGAAGCTTCTATCGCTGAGCTAGCAAAAGATGCGAAAGAGTTATCGCGTTAA
- a CDS encoding DUF883 family protein, whose product MTTKKSEHVLTQDALSSSADQLIGEFKSLMADAEALIKATEDHPSETINAIRIKALETMTGAKESLSNLEGTLTEKAKVVAEGADDFVHRNPWEAVGVAAGLGLLIGLFIRRR is encoded by the coding sequence ATGACCACAAAAAAATCAGAACACGTCTTAACGCAAGACGCACTATCATCAAGTGCTGACCAGCTAATTGGTGAATTTAAATCGCTAATGGCCGATGCCGAAGCCTTGATTAAGGCCACAGAGGATCATCCCAGTGAAACCATTAACGCTATCCGCATTAAAGCACTGGAAACAATGACTGGCGCCAAAGAGAGTCTCTCTAACCTAGAGGGCACCTTGACGGAAAAGGCTAAAGTGGTTGCTGAGGGTGCAGATGATTTTGTACACCGCAATCCTTGGGAGGCCGTTGGTGTTGCTGCAGGTTTAGGCTTATTGATTGGTCTTTTTATTCGTCGTCGCTAA
- a CDS encoding Smr/MutS family protein produces the protein MPQAFECAECGNPRGLMGPCQHCASEALPEAFVDTIEINIKRGLPTVEEALEQLTEYLRMASELGIKAIILIHGYGSSGEGGRIKWAIHDALENNHYADRVEEYFFGEQVPYGSGACQALLKQRPGLKQYLKHFKAGNAGMTVLLLGSDRRSA, from the coding sequence ATGCCCCAGGCTTTTGAGTGCGCAGAGTGCGGAAACCCTAGGGGCTTGATGGGGCCTTGCCAGCATTGTGCAAGTGAAGCGCTTCCAGAAGCATTTGTTGATACCATAGAGATCAATATCAAACGGGGTCTACCCACGGTTGAGGAGGCGCTAGAACAGCTCACCGAATATCTGCGGATGGCTAGTGAGCTTGGCATCAAGGCAATTATCTTGATACATGGCTATGGATCCTCAGGTGAGGGTGGACGCATCAAATGGGCTATTCATGATGCGCTGGAAAACAATCATTATGCAGATCGCGTAGAGGAGTATTTTTTCGGAGAGCAGGTTCCGTATGGTAGCGGGGCATGTCAGGCATTACTAAAGCAACGACCAGGCTTAAAACAGTATCTGAAGCACTTCAAGGCTGGTAATGCCGGAATGACCGTTTTATTGTTGGGTTCAGACCGCAGAAGTGCTTAG
- a CDS encoding phasin family protein produces MFQNQLNDQIAQAQAKAVENAKHLAQVAVESAQELAEINQAAAKDALAAAQDASSQLLTIKDPQQLSKLAQPEAAQEAAKYAAAYQAKVSKVVRNGNKEVAQVVDASIDDARDDLVKFVKEATKTAPAGTEAFVSAFKTAFETSLQQFDQVRATATDAFANFEKSVDAALANIQGQYAVAKPAAKSRKAA; encoded by the coding sequence ATGTTCCAGAATCAATTAAACGATCAAATCGCTCAAGCTCAAGCTAAAGCTGTTGAGAATGCTAAACATTTGGCACAAGTTGCTGTTGAAAGTGCTCAAGAATTGGCAGAAATCAACCAAGCTGCTGCTAAAGATGCATTGGCTGCTGCACAAGATGCTAGCTCACAGTTGTTGACCATCAAGGATCCACAGCAATTGTCTAAATTAGCACAGCCTGAAGCTGCTCAAGAAGCTGCTAAGTATGCTGCTGCTTACCAAGCTAAAGTTAGCAAAGTTGTACGTAACGGTAACAAAGAAGTTGCTCAAGTTGTTGACGCTTCTATTGATGACGCACGTGATGACTTAGTTAAGTTTGTTAAGGAAGCTACTAAAACAGCTCCTGCTGGTACTGAGGCATTTGTTTCTGCATTCAAAACTGCATTCGAAACTTCACTCCAACAATTTGACCAAGTACGCGCAACTGCAACTGATGCATTTGCAAACTTTGAGAAAAGCGTTGACGCTGCATTGGCTAACATTCAAGGCCAATACGCTGTAGCTAAACCAGCTGCTAAAAGCCGTAAAGCTGCTTAA
- a CDS encoding aspartate kinase: MALIVHKYGGTSMGSVERIANVAKRVAKWMRAGHQVVVVPSAMSGETNRLLGLAKEINPEANPRELDQIASTGEQVSSGLLALALMREGIDAVSYAGWQVTVHTDSAFTKARIKSIDDKKILNDLNAGRAVVVTGFQGVDPNGNITTLGRGGSDTSAVAMAAALKADECLIYTDVDGVYTTDPRVCEDARRLDKITFEEMLEMASLGSKVLQIRSVEFAGKYKVKTRVLSSLTDPLMPLDQEMKSGTLITFEEDTTMEAAVISGIAFARDEAKITVLGVPDRPGIAYQILGPIADANIDVDIIIQNQSVEGKTDFTFTVPRADYQKALDILKNTVQAHIEAKEISGDPKVSKVSVVGVGMRSHVGIASKMFRTLSEEGINILMISTSEIKISVVIDEKYMELAVRALHKAFELDQK; the protein is encoded by the coding sequence ATGGCTCTTATCGTTCATAAATATGGCGGCACCTCAATGGGCTCAGTAGAGCGTATTGCGAACGTCGCTAAACGCGTTGCTAAATGGATGCGTGCTGGCCACCAGGTGGTCGTAGTGCCTTCAGCCATGTCAGGCGAAACTAATCGCTTGCTTGGTTTGGCAAAAGAAATCAATCCCGAAGCAAATCCACGGGAGTTAGATCAGATCGCTTCTACTGGCGAGCAGGTCAGCTCTGGTTTGCTTGCCTTAGCATTGATGCGTGAAGGCATAGATGCAGTGAGCTACGCCGGTTGGCAGGTAACTGTACATACCGATTCTGCATTCACTAAAGCGCGCATTAAGAGTATCGATGACAAAAAGATTCTGAATGATCTGAATGCCGGTCGCGCGGTAGTGGTTACTGGATTTCAGGGTGTGGATCCAAACGGCAATATCACGACTCTTGGTCGCGGCGGTTCAGATACTTCTGCTGTAGCGATGGCTGCTGCATTAAAAGCGGATGAGTGTTTGATTTACACCGACGTTGATGGCGTATACACAACTGATCCACGTGTATGTGAAGATGCCCGTCGCTTAGACAAGATTACCTTTGAAGAGATGCTAGAGATGGCCAGCCTAGGCTCTAAGGTATTGCAGATTCGCTCGGTTGAGTTTGCAGGTAAGTACAAAGTTAAAACCCGTGTTCTGTCATCGTTGACAGATCCATTGATGCCCTTAGACCAAGAGATGAAGTCGGGCACCTTGATTACATTTGAAGAGGACACCACTATGGAAGCCGCAGTTATTTCCGGCATCGCCTTTGCGCGTGATGAAGCAAAAATTACCGTTCTAGGAGTTCCTGATCGTCCAGGTATTGCCTATCAAATTCTCGGCCCGATTGCTGATGCCAACATTGATGTAGATATCATTATTCAAAATCAATCTGTCGAAGGTAAGACTGACTTCACTTTCACAGTACCACGCGCTGACTATCAAAAGGCTTTAGATATTTTGAAGAACACAGTGCAGGCGCACATTGAAGCAAAAGAAATCTCAGGTGACCCTAAGGTATCGAAAGTTTCAGTGGTTGGTGTTGGTATGCGTTCGCATGTTGGTATCGCCAGCAAAATGTTCCGCACATTGTCAGAAGAGGGCATCAATATCCTCATGATCTCTACCAGTGAAATCAAAATTTCAGTAGTGATTGATGAGAAATACATGGAATTGGCTGTACGTGCCTTGCATAAGGCATTTGAGCTCGATCAAAAGTAA